GGTAATATGGGAATGCAAGGTACGTAACTTCGAATCTCTAACCCACCCGAATTTTTTTGTTCATGTGGCTAGATATCTAACCATGCATTTGTCAGGTATAGGCGGCTTTCAAGGCCCAAACCAGGGCTTCAACCCGGGATTCTTCCCCCAGAACCAAGGCGTAGGTGATGGCTCGTGGAATCCGCACGGGACCAAGCGCAGCCGACAGGAGTAAACGATACAGTTTCCTCTCCCTCATATTCCCCATCCTTTTCTCACTCCATGAATGCCGTGCTTCTTGTTTGTTACATTTACAGGTGTGCCTGGGCGGTAACGGGACATTTTCCTGACTGGGTTATTTTGTATCTCACTGGTTTTTTCTTTTAACTGTACTTTTCCATTTAGCTTGGGTCTCACTGAAGTGTTCTTCTCTCTGTCAATGATTATTCGGGAAATTTGGCTCTGTTCTGCATGGGTTTGTCCAattgtttcttttcttacttCGGGCATTGCTCAAGGTGTATTAAACAAATCAAAactttttttcttgcttACTTCGCTTTAGAATTGTCTTTTGGTCTTTTGGCGTTTGCTTGCGGACTACCACCTGGCGGCCATAGAAGCTTTGTTGCTCAAGTAGAAAATGGAACTGCTAGCTGGATGTCGAGCAAGACGCCCGCCTCCTCGGCTTTGCTCATGCCATGCCATAAAGTCTGAACCGCATGTACGCCAGTTCATTGATGGTGCCGCACGGAAAATAGATTGATTGGAATATGTAAATTGAATACTGGGGTGTTCTGGAAGTGTTTGTagtttgaagaagctggtgCTGCATAAACAGTAGCCAATCACGTGCTACGTAGCGCCGCCGAACAGTGACGGGAGCGTCATTTTCCCACTCCAATAATTAACCCGCAACCTCGTGAGGAGCAATTTGAACGTTTTCCGCTCTCCACAGGAGTTGTCTCCAGCTCTGTGTCTTGCGCTGGCTCTTTTTTGGTCTACACCCGGTCGCTCCCGTGCTTTATCAATTCTCCAGCTGCAATCTTCTATTCTTGAGCACAGACGAGACCGGCTTCCCCGCGATATCCCCCACCTCCCAAGTACCCCGTGCTTGCTCGACAACCAACCTCGCGGTGCCAATACCTCAAGATGCAGGCTGTACCCGAGTCGCGACAACAGACCTTTGAGGAGATCTACGGGCCACCCGAGAACTTCCTTGAGATAGAGGTAAAGCTTCATTCCCATAGCCCCTACCCCACGTGCTGCGCTTCCCCTCAAGCTTCCCCATTACCTCGCCAAACCCAAAACCGAGCTGCACCTTGCAATTCTGCTCGAAGACTCAAGATAGCTCCGAAAATAACAAGTGAAACTGTCACCCTAGGTCCGAAACCCCCAAACCCACGGCACCTCGCGGAACATGTACACTTCCTACGAAATTGTCTGCCGCACCAATATCCCCGCCTTCAAGCTAAAACACTCGGTTGTGCGCCGCCGATACTCCGACTTCGAGTATTTCCGCGACATCCTGGAACGCGAGAGCACAAGAGTCACGATTCCCCCCCTCCCGGGGAAGGTCTTCACAAACCGGTTTAGTGATGACGTGATTGAGCATCGTCGAGAGGGCCTGCAGCGATTCTTGCAGATAGTTGCGGGCCACCCGCTTTTGCAGACGGGGAGTAAAGTGCTTGCTAGTTTTATACAGGGTTAGTCAAACATCTCCCACCCTACATTACTGGTTGTTTATAGATGTATGGACTAATCTTACCGTGGTTGATATAGATCCGAATTGGGATCGCAATGCTTGGTAGTAGGTTACCAAGCTTAGCCAAAGTCTTTTGCGCTCTCTTCATCGACTGTCCAAACAGCGTTgtttttgtcttcttctttctcaccttttttttttttttttttttttgcccgAATCCATATACATACCATACCATCAAGTGATTATCTCGGCATCTGGCTCTGCCTACAGGTTATGATTTTTCCGTGTCGTGTTTGTTACCGGTGTTTCTGATTCATTTTTTACATTTTATTCCATTAGCTTATACCAATGTTGGTTTCTGGAATCCAATCCGAGTCCATTGCGTCTTGTGGATATTTGCACATGAGTTGACTGAATATCATACGCTGGCACATGCCGAGCATCTTTTTGCCCCAGCTTAG
The nucleotide sequence above comes from Aspergillus puulaauensis MK2 DNA, chromosome 3, nearly complete sequence. Encoded proteins:
- the SNX3 gene encoding sorting nexin-3 (COG:U;~EggNog:ENOG410PNAS;~InterPro:IPR042138,IPR001683,IPR036871;~PFAM:PF00787;~go_function: GO:0032266 - phosphatidylinositol-3-phosphate binding [Evidence IEA];~go_function: GO:0035091 - phosphatidylinositol binding [Evidence IEA]); amino-acid sequence: MQAVPESRQQTFEEIYGPPENFLEIEVRNPQTHGTSRNMYTSYEIVCRTNIPAFKLKHSVVRRRYSDFEYFRDILERESTRVTIPPLPGKVFTNRFSDDVIEHRREGLQRFLQIVAGHPLLQTGSKVLASFIQDPNWDRNAW